A window of Paenibacillus sp. 19GGS1-52 contains these coding sequences:
- the cimA gene encoding citramalate synthase encodes MSKSISIFDTTLRDGTQGEGISLSADDKLKIAKKLDDLGVHYIEGGIPGSNNKDIEFFKRVKELHLNAKITAFGSTRRKNSLAEHDDNLKRMIDAGVPAVTLVGKSWDFHVHTALQTTLEENLAMIGDSISYLKQHGLEVIFDSEHFFDGYKHNPEYASAVLAKAREAGADWLVMCDTNGGTLPHEIQEIVSAMSRHLPSAPLGIHTHNDCELAVANTLSAIGAGASQVQGTINGYGERCGNANLCSVIPTLQLKMGYHCIPGDSLPQLTNTARFISEVANVNMPVNQPYVGTAAFAHKGGIHVSAIMRDSRTYEHIAPELVGNKQRVLVSELAGQSNVVSKAQDMGLSLDPSSEQARKVIDKIKNLEHQGYLFEGADASLELLLREATGEMNELFTFESFKMLVEKTAGQPVVSEAFVKLNVGGENLYTAAEGNGPVNALDNALRKALLPYFPQLKDMHLSDYKVRVLDEQDQTAAKVRVLIESKDFTNTWSTVGVSSNVIEASWEALVDSMRYALLGQISLKNDNEANNEPRGLVNH; translated from the coding sequence ATGTCTAAGTCCATCTCCATCTTCGATACAACACTGCGCGACGGCACCCAAGGTGAAGGAATCAGTCTGTCAGCGGATGACAAGCTGAAAATCGCCAAGAAACTCGATGATCTGGGTGTGCACTATATTGAAGGTGGCATTCCGGGAAGCAACAATAAAGACATTGAATTTTTCAAAAGAGTCAAGGAACTGCATCTCAACGCCAAAATTACTGCATTCGGCAGCACTCGCCGCAAGAACTCCTTGGCAGAACACGATGATAATCTCAAACGAATGATCGACGCGGGTGTTCCTGCAGTCACACTGGTCGGGAAATCATGGGATTTCCATGTGCATACTGCACTTCAGACCACTCTGGAGGAGAATCTCGCTATGATTGGCGACTCCATATCCTATTTGAAACAACACGGTCTAGAGGTTATATTCGATTCTGAGCATTTCTTCGATGGTTATAAACACAACCCAGAGTATGCATCAGCTGTGCTGGCCAAAGCGCGGGAAGCCGGGGCCGATTGGCTAGTTATGTGCGATACGAACGGCGGAACGCTACCGCATGAAATTCAGGAGATTGTATCGGCGATGTCGCGTCACCTCCCAAGTGCCCCTTTAGGAATTCATACTCACAACGATTGCGAGTTAGCAGTAGCAAATACGCTTAGTGCTATCGGAGCAGGAGCCTCTCAGGTGCAGGGTACAATTAATGGGTATGGTGAACGTTGCGGTAATGCTAACCTTTGCTCAGTCATTCCTACGCTTCAGCTCAAAATGGGCTATCACTGTATTCCTGGAGATTCTCTGCCTCAGCTCACGAATACAGCACGCTTTATTAGTGAAGTCGCTAACGTTAATATGCCAGTGAACCAACCGTATGTCGGAACTGCCGCTTTTGCCCATAAGGGTGGGATTCATGTCTCGGCCATCATGCGCGATTCACGTACCTATGAGCATATCGCACCTGAATTGGTCGGCAATAAACAACGCGTGCTCGTCTCTGAGCTTGCTGGTCAGAGCAACGTGGTTTCCAAGGCACAAGATATGGGACTGAGTCTGGACCCAAGTAGTGAGCAGGCCCGGAAGGTAATTGACAAGATCAAGAACCTGGAGCATCAGGGCTATCTGTTCGAAGGTGCTGACGCCTCACTTGAACTGCTGTTACGCGAAGCCACCGGTGAGATGAATGAGTTGTTTACCTTTGAATCCTTCAAAATGCTAGTGGAGAAAACGGCCGGGCAGCCCGTAGTGTCAGAAGCGTTCGTGAAGCTCAATGTAGGTGGCGAGAACCTCTATACAGCCGCAGAAGGCAATGGTCCAGTCAACGCACTCGATAATGCCTTGCGCAAAGCTTTGCTGCCATATTTCCCGCAGTTAAAGGATATGCATCTCTCCGACTACAAGGTGCGTGTGCTGGATGAACAAGATCAGACAGCTGCCAAGGTACGAGTCCTGATCGAGTCCAAAGACTTTACCAATACCTGGAGTACTGTTGGGGTGTCCAGTAATGTGATTGAAGCCAGCTGGGAGGCGCTTGTCGACAGTATGCGCTACGCCCTGCTAGGACAGATCTCGCTGAAGAACGATAATGAAGCTAATAACGAGCCAAGAGGTTTGGTAAATCATTAA
- a CDS encoding M67 family metallopeptidase: protein MTAIQGDIQPIRLKPSVQQALGKHLLSCYPHEACGVLLGAAAAGGMLIDTYVPISNVAPDPLHAFVPHPSEWIKALYNVPSPIGLFHSHPHSTPLPSAADLSGLTALGAEFQIYVIGSPGQGDNNVPYFGGYYIDRQLVIDGRSSPRLIQAPIYALLK from the coding sequence TTGACAGCAATCCAGGGAGATATTCAGCCCATAAGACTGAAACCGTCCGTACAACAAGCGCTGGGGAAGCATCTGTTGTCCTGTTATCCACATGAAGCATGCGGAGTCCTGCTGGGTGCTGCCGCAGCGGGAGGCATGCTGATCGACACTTATGTGCCCATCAGCAACGTAGCGCCTGACCCGCTGCATGCTTTTGTGCCTCACCCTAGTGAATGGATTAAGGCCCTCTATAATGTACCGTCCCCTATCGGTTTGTTTCACTCTCATCCGCATTCAACACCCCTGCCTTCTGCCGCTGATTTAAGCGGATTAACGGCACTAGGTGCGGAATTCCAGATTTATGTGATAGGTTCTCCCGGACAAGGAGATAACAATGTCCCATACTTTGGAGGATATTACATTGATCGGCAGCTTGTGATCGACGGAAGGTCCTCCCCTAGGCTAATACAAGCCCCAATCTATGCTCTGCTTAAATAA
- a CDS encoding ammonium transporter has product MKKKWLMMLLAMITLMAYPVSAFAADGPTNADLQIGLDTAFTFLAFILVFFMQAGFAMLEAGSVRMKNAGHVAGKTVLTLAIASLCFWALGFGLGFGDGNGFFGTTGFWYDGDATKSVFGSLAASDVTLNVKFLFQMAFAAVSLAIVSGGMAERAKLSVYIIFGILFSIVIYPVVAHWVWGGGWLAELGMQDYAGSTVVHLTGATAAVVATILLKPRLGKFNKEGKAVIIPGHNQVFTVLGVIILWFGWFGFNPGSALSPMGGFFGHVALTTNLAAAAGGLAALIVSWLYFGKSDIPAMLNGVLAALVAITGACAFVEPWAAILIGFIAGAFTFMTSQWLERAGLDDPIYAFSVHGIAGMWGAISTGLFATPTLVGKVGIGKAGVFYGGGFHQLGVQILGVVGTFVFVAVMSFIILYVMKLAIGLRVTEEEELMGLDISEHGTYGYPEQMKLIADSESKTPKL; this is encoded by the coding sequence ATGAAAAAGAAGTGGTTGATGATGTTGCTAGCCATGATTACATTGATGGCCTATCCGGTAAGTGCATTTGCTGCAGATGGCCCAACTAATGCGGATTTACAGATTGGCTTGGATACGGCATTTACTTTCCTGGCATTTATCTTGGTATTCTTTATGCAAGCAGGGTTTGCAATGCTCGAAGCCGGTTCGGTACGAATGAAGAACGCAGGTCACGTAGCTGGTAAGACAGTATTGACACTGGCAATTGCGAGTTTGTGTTTCTGGGCACTCGGCTTTGGACTAGGATTTGGTGATGGTAACGGATTTTTCGGTACCACAGGATTTTGGTACGATGGTGATGCGACCAAATCGGTATTTGGATCATTGGCCGCTTCTGATGTAACCCTAAATGTTAAATTCTTATTCCAAATGGCTTTTGCGGCAGTTTCACTGGCTATCGTATCTGGTGGTATGGCGGAACGTGCAAAGCTTAGCGTATATATCATTTTTGGAATTTTGTTCTCCATCGTGATTTATCCTGTCGTAGCTCACTGGGTATGGGGCGGCGGTTGGTTGGCTGAACTGGGTATGCAAGACTATGCAGGGTCCACAGTTGTCCATCTTACAGGTGCAACCGCAGCTGTTGTCGCGACAATCTTACTTAAACCTCGTCTTGGTAAATTTAATAAAGAAGGCAAAGCAGTCATTATTCCAGGTCATAACCAGGTGTTCACTGTTCTCGGTGTTATCATTCTCTGGTTTGGCTGGTTTGGATTCAATCCAGGCAGTGCGTTGTCCCCAATGGGTGGTTTCTTCGGCCATGTAGCATTGACAACAAACTTGGCAGCAGCAGCTGGCGGTTTAGCTGCACTAATTGTCTCATGGTTATACTTCGGCAAGTCTGATATTCCGGCAATGCTGAACGGTGTTCTGGCTGCATTGGTAGCAATCACAGGTGCCTGCGCATTTGTAGAGCCTTGGGCTGCCATTCTTATCGGTTTTATCGCTGGTGCATTTACATTCATGACTTCCCAATGGTTGGAACGTGCAGGTCTTGATGATCCGATCTACGCCTTCTCAGTTCATGGTATTGCAGGAATGTGGGGAGCAATTTCCACTGGTTTGTTCGCAACACCTACTCTGGTAGGAAAAGTCGGTATCGGTAAAGCAGGCGTATTCTACGGTGGCGGATTTCATCAACTCGGGGTACAAATACTGGGTGTAGTTGGAACCTTCGTATTCGTAGCAGTAATGTCCTTCATCATCCTATACGTAATGAAGCTTGCTATCGGACTTCGTGTTACAGAAGAAGAAGAATTGATGGGTCTGGATATCAGTGAGCATGGTACTTACGGCTACCCTGAACAGATGAAATTGATTGCAGATTCCGAATCCAAAACCCCTAAACTATAA
- a CDS encoding exonuclease domain-containing protein — translation MKEPNKGGGFWNNLRQGGMPSAIASMRGGEAAQQTAQQMAFIRSLMREKRRPEVLRTPLSELETVIFDLETTGFAHQHGDEIMSIGAIKVVGETIKEDECFYTLVNCQTAIPENITQLTGISEEMTRSAPSLMDGLHNFMSFVGQRVMVAHASSHDKSFLNAALWKTSKVQLTHRVLDTMMLARCLEPQRSNYTLDELLAVHGIPISGRHNALEDAKMTASLWVSYLQEIAQKPQLETLGDLYTYLSRA, via the coding sequence ATGAAGGAGCCGAACAAAGGCGGAGGGTTCTGGAACAACTTAAGACAGGGCGGAATGCCGTCTGCCATCGCGTCCATGAGAGGCGGGGAAGCAGCACAGCAAACAGCACAGCAAATGGCATTTATCCGTTCTCTGATGCGTGAAAAGCGGCGTCCTGAGGTGCTACGTACTCCATTATCGGAACTGGAGACTGTTATTTTTGATCTGGAGACCACTGGTTTTGCTCATCAACACGGTGATGAAATTATGTCAATTGGTGCGATTAAAGTCGTAGGTGAGACTATTAAGGAAGATGAGTGTTTCTATACACTGGTGAACTGCCAGACTGCTATTCCGGAGAATATTACGCAATTAACAGGAATATCTGAGGAAATGACACGTTCAGCACCTTCCCTAATGGATGGTCTTCATAATTTCATGTCATTTGTTGGTCAGCGAGTGATGGTGGCTCATGCAAGTTCTCATGACAAGTCTTTTCTTAATGCAGCACTATGGAAAACCTCCAAGGTCCAGCTGACCCATCGCGTACTGGACACAATGATGCTGGCCCGCTGTCTTGAGCCACAGCGGAGCAATTATACTCTGGATGAGCTGCTGGCAGTGCACGGGATTCCGATCAGCGGGCGCCATAATGCTCTGGAGGACGCCAAAATGACCGCGAGTCTGTGGGTGTCCTATCTTCAAGAAATCGCTCAGAAGCCTCAGTTAGAGACCTTAGGCGATTTATACACTTATTTAAGCAGAGCATAG
- a CDS encoding L,D-transpeptidase: protein MKNSQHLKAYVQMHPENKMAWYLLGKEYYKNGQHGKGNYCFNQAGEVYEAFEHSKVPAEMLREYEEGLLQEGRQRGRRNQRTRRILLLFAMFLLVIMPAAQAPGSTLAGEYETGLVSHAAAADVPVAATSKGIPPTGSKKVSFTAQAIGDTASSGKALATMIGSKIPSVKAVLGMKRAGKWLLWKEKLPLTSTLETSEAGAIVYQSYDPVACACKPPEHAALTKQAAQWQAVQEQLATLWSAISAFQKNKGSLPDSLQQLASPFPGNWLGGTTPVMKQKFTALRAAAASLSAPGATKASPAPDAASGTSGAAAASGTPNAAAVSGGGEGSTPFFAGPLTIIVDKQNHRLAIVSGSIILRNYEVGLGGNKTPEGNFVITDKVVNPNGHANGEFGSRGLQLSESNYAIHGTNDPNSIGEDESQGCIRMKRADVEELFALVPKGTKVTISKGVLPEELVLPKERFSSSAPHDQTNPRKVYHWLN, encoded by the coding sequence ATGAAAAACTCGCAGCACCTCAAAGCCTATGTACAGATGCATCCGGAAAATAAGATGGCATGGTACTTGCTGGGTAAGGAATACTATAAGAACGGCCAGCATGGAAAGGGTAACTATTGCTTTAATCAGGCAGGTGAAGTCTATGAAGCATTCGAGCACAGTAAGGTGCCTGCTGAAATGCTGCGTGAATATGAGGAAGGATTGTTGCAAGAGGGACGCCAGCGAGGACGGCGCAATCAGAGAACACGTCGTATATTGTTACTATTTGCAATGTTTCTACTAGTTATCATGCCTGCCGCCCAGGCTCCGGGTTCCACTCTCGCGGGAGAATACGAGACTGGCTTGGTGTCCCATGCAGCAGCAGCTGATGTGCCTGTTGCGGCAACTTCCAAAGGTATTCCTCCCACAGGAAGCAAAAAGGTAAGCTTTACGGCTCAAGCGATTGGAGATACGGCTTCATCTGGAAAGGCATTAGCTACTATGATCGGGAGTAAGATACCTTCTGTAAAAGCTGTATTGGGAATGAAGCGCGCCGGTAAATGGCTATTGTGGAAAGAGAAGCTTCCTCTTACCTCCACTTTGGAGACAAGCGAGGCTGGGGCTATCGTATATCAGTCTTACGACCCTGTTGCTTGCGCGTGTAAGCCGCCAGAGCATGCGGCGCTTACCAAACAGGCTGCCCAGTGGCAGGCCGTCCAAGAACAGCTAGCCACGCTGTGGAGTGCTATATCGGCATTTCAGAAGAACAAGGGGAGTCTGCCTGATTCGCTGCAGCAGTTGGCAAGTCCCTTTCCAGGAAATTGGCTTGGGGGAACTACGCCAGTTATGAAACAGAAATTTACGGCACTGAGAGCGGCAGCGGCTTCTTTATCAGCACCGGGAGCAACTAAAGCATCCCCTGCACCTGATGCAGCATCCGGTACTTCAGGAGCGGCGGCAGCAAGTGGCACACCAAATGCTGCCGCTGTTAGCGGAGGTGGCGAGGGGAGCACTCCTTTTTTTGCCGGGCCGCTTACCATTATTGTAGATAAACAAAATCACCGTTTGGCAATAGTCAGCGGCAGCATTATTTTACGGAATTATGAGGTCGGACTTGGTGGGAATAAGACACCGGAAGGTAACTTTGTCATCACGGATAAGGTGGTTAACCCGAATGGTCATGCGAATGGGGAGTTCGGCAGCCGCGGTCTGCAGCTTTCGGAGAGTAATTATGCTATTCATGGAACCAATGATCCTAATAGTATCGGCGAGGATGAATCACAAGGCTGTATACGGATGAAACGCGCGGATGTGGAGGAGTTATTTGCTCTGGTACCCAAGGGGACAAAGGTAACTATTAGTAAAGGGGTTCTGCCTGAAGAGCTGGTGCTGCCAAAGGAACGGTTCTCCTCTTCTGCACCCCATGATCAGACCAACCCCCGCAAAGTATATCACTGGCTGAATTAA
- a CDS encoding DUF294 nucleotidyltransferase-like domain-containing protein, with amino-acid sequence METTDWNEEKSYTSIVTAGSPQELKERRTACQSVLLEQLNVIPIERWMLRVNAMHDLIAQTAVQICEAQMKEAGFGPPPCAYSFIVFGSAGRMEATLWSDQDNGLIVEGEPDVANNQYFKDFGAMLSDILEEVGYEKCEGKVMCSEPMWRKTLPEWKRQLEGWANQLEWEPIRYLIISSDMRHVAGSTELSAEWLKALHHCFVDNEKLSTAVLRNTVRHKATLNLLGQVLTERFGDYAGGFDIKYGVYIPLLNIVRHLSLLHGISESSTLERIKILDEMHKYQHLEDIRRAFLTALRLRVNTPYSTENGLLTSSDYVAESDLKNKQLMSELRESLLLVRRLHRALQRQLRSAERR; translated from the coding sequence ATGGAGACAACAGATTGGAACGAAGAGAAGAGCTATACGTCCATCGTAACGGCCGGTTCGCCACAGGAGCTTAAAGAAAGGCGTACTGCCTGTCAAAGCGTGCTTCTTGAGCAATTAAATGTTATCCCAATTGAACGATGGATGCTCCGTGTGAATGCGATGCATGATCTCATTGCACAGACGGCGGTACAAATATGTGAGGCGCAGATGAAAGAGGCGGGCTTTGGCCCGCCTCCCTGCGCCTATTCCTTTATTGTATTCGGCAGCGCAGGGAGAATGGAAGCTACACTTTGGAGCGATCAGGATAACGGATTAATTGTAGAAGGTGAACCGGACGTTGCTAATAACCAGTATTTTAAAGATTTTGGTGCCATGCTGTCCGATATTCTGGAAGAAGTAGGATATGAGAAGTGCGAAGGCAAGGTGATGTGCTCTGAACCGATGTGGCGAAAAACATTGCCTGAATGGAAAAGGCAGCTTGAAGGCTGGGCTAATCAGCTGGAATGGGAGCCGATCCGTTATCTAATTATCTCTTCAGACATGCGTCATGTTGCAGGAAGCACTGAATTGTCTGCGGAGTGGCTGAAAGCCTTGCATCATTGCTTTGTCGACAATGAGAAATTGTCAACAGCAGTTCTGCGCAATACAGTTCGGCATAAAGCCACGCTTAATCTTCTCGGACAGGTACTTACGGAGCGCTTCGGCGATTATGCCGGTGGATTCGATATTAAATATGGAGTCTATATCCCACTTCTGAATATAGTTAGACACTTGTCTTTACTGCATGGAATAAGTGAAAGCTCAACACTGGAGCGGATTAAAATACTGGATGAAATGCATAAATATCAACATTTGGAGGATATTAGGCGAGCTTTTTTAACCGCTCTGCGGTTGCGTGTCAATACGCCGTATAGTACAGAGAATGGCTTGTTGACTAGCAGTGACTATGTTGCCGAGAGTGATTTAAAGAATAAGCAGCTGATGTCCGAACTGCGAGAAAGCTTGCTGCTTGTCAGGCGCTTACATCGGGCTTTGCAACGCCAGCTCCGGTCAGCGGAAAGGAGGTAG
- a CDS encoding TlpA disulfide reductase family protein has translation MNAVKKRNLTVMALVVFLLILTVWHNREPETAAVFQQQKGLPMRIGPQAGLLAPSFSLKGSNDRVYSIGGTRDKAVMLNFWASWCDPCQQEAPELNAIAEQYKDVLDIYGINVNSYDYKPNAERFIKKYNLAFPTMFDLKGEVFAKYNGAVFPTNVLIDKNGVISEIILGVLSREELEKKIIKLTRP, from the coding sequence ATGAATGCTGTTAAGAAACGGAATTTGACGGTTATGGCCCTTGTTGTTTTTCTATTGATTCTGACGGTGTGGCATAATCGTGAACCCGAAACGGCCGCTGTTTTTCAACAGCAAAAAGGGCTTCCAATGAGAATCGGTCCTCAAGCTGGGCTGTTAGCTCCGTCATTTTCCCTTAAGGGAAGCAACGACCGTGTGTATTCTATTGGCGGAACAAGAGATAAGGCGGTAATGCTTAATTTCTGGGCGTCTTGGTGTGATCCCTGCCAGCAAGAGGCACCAGAGCTGAATGCAATAGCTGAGCAGTACAAGGATGTTCTGGATATATACGGTATTAACGTGAATAGTTACGATTATAAGCCAAATGCAGAACGTTTTATCAAGAAATATAATCTCGCTTTTCCAACTATGTTTGATTTGAAAGGTGAAGTATTTGCCAAATATAATGGAGCGGTCTTTCCTACTAACGTGTTGATTGATAAGAACGGAGTGATTTCCGAGATCATTCTGGGTGTTCTGAGCCGTGAGGAGCTGGAGAAGAAGATCATTAAACTTACTCGACCATAG
- a CDS encoding DNA polymerase IV, which yields MQNVDQYYPTSGRVILHVDMNAFYCSVHEAEDPQQYSGKATAVAGSVELRKGIIVTCSYAARRQGISTGMQVQKALRICPALIVIKPDFHLYRKYSNAFMQIAYSYTPLLEAVSIDECYLDITGSRQFGNPLEIAEIIQRRIMDELGLPCSIGIAPNKLLAKMGSDLKKPNGITVLRLRDVPKILWDKPCDQMFGIGGKTAEKLRKLGIYSIGQLAAADEGMLVENFGVMGSWLKRAGNGIDHGLVNPEREQSKSIGHTTTLPRDVIGLAEARPILLNLSDQVARRLRKQSLVASGLQLTIRTPDMKTITRSRQLEVPTETAEDIYKAVCELYSRHWNKEKPVRLLGVTLQGLTPKEESAIQLDLFDYERQPKKESLNKAMDILRNKFGESAVLTAGMLTDSHSARLRNHKERGTSLQKDNLHTVDPDNE from the coding sequence GTGCAGAATGTGGATCAATATTATCCAACGAGTGGAAGGGTCATCCTGCATGTGGATATGAATGCTTTTTACTGTTCTGTACATGAAGCGGAAGACCCGCAGCAATATAGTGGTAAGGCTACTGCAGTTGCAGGAAGTGTAGAGCTCAGGAAGGGAATTATCGTTACCTGTTCCTATGCCGCACGTAGGCAAGGGATATCAACGGGCATGCAGGTCCAGAAGGCGCTGCGTATTTGTCCCGCTTTAATTGTTATTAAGCCGGACTTTCATCTATACCGGAAGTATTCCAATGCTTTCATGCAGATTGCTTATAGTTACACTCCGCTGCTTGAAGCAGTGTCAATAGATGAATGTTATCTGGATATTACAGGATCGCGCCAGTTCGGCAATCCGCTGGAGATCGCCGAGATCATTCAGCGTCGTATTATGGATGAACTGGGTCTGCCTTGTTCCATCGGGATTGCCCCCAATAAGCTGTTGGCTAAGATGGGTTCGGATTTGAAGAAGCCAAATGGTATTACAGTGCTGAGGTTGCGAGATGTGCCAAAAATTCTGTGGGACAAGCCTTGTGACCAAATGTTCGGTATTGGTGGCAAGACTGCCGAGAAGCTTCGTAAGCTAGGCATCTATAGTATTGGACAACTAGCTGCTGCAGATGAGGGAATGCTGGTGGAGAACTTTGGGGTTATGGGTTCCTGGTTAAAGCGGGCTGGAAACGGCATTGACCATGGCTTAGTGAATCCTGAGCGGGAGCAGAGTAAATCTATCGGCCACACGACTACATTACCCCGGGATGTCATCGGTCTGGCTGAAGCCAGACCGATTCTACTAAACTTGAGCGATCAGGTAGCAAGGCGGTTGCGGAAGCAAAGCTTGGTAGCCTCCGGATTGCAGCTAACCATTCGTACACCCGATATGAAGACGATAACCCGTTCGCGCCAGCTTGAAGTACCCACAGAGACCGCTGAGGATATTTACAAGGCGGTCTGTGAGCTATATTCGCGGCATTGGAACAAAGAGAAACCGGTGCGTCTTCTTGGGGTGACTTTGCAAGGCCTAACCCCAAAAGAAGAGTCGGCCATTCAGCTTGATTTGTTCGATTATGAACGTCAGCCAAAGAAGGAATCACTGAACAAAGCTATGGATATTCTGCGTAATAAATTTGGCGAGAGCGCAGTTTTGACTGCTGGAATGCTGACAGATTCTCATTCCGCGAGGCTGCGCAACCATAAGGAGCGAGGAACCTCGCTGCAAAAGGATAATTTGCACACGGTAGACCCTGATAATGAGTGA
- a CDS encoding ferredoxin, which translates to MAKYTWVEKDTCIACGACGATAPDIFDYDDEGLAEVIYDNDGNHGVKVIPDDLFDDLQDSADGCPTDSIKIADTPFNKEG; encoded by the coding sequence ATGGCTAAATACACTTGGGTCGAGAAAGATACTTGCATTGCATGTGGTGCATGTGGAGCGACGGCCCCTGATATTTTTGATTACGATGACGAAGGCTTGGCAGAAGTCATTTATGACAATGATGGCAACCACGGTGTGAAAGTTATTCCAGACGATTTGTTTGATGATTTGCAGGATTCTGCGGACGGTTGTCCGACTGACTCCATTAAAATCGCTGATACGCCTTTTAACAAAGAAGGCTAA